A window of the Procambarus clarkii isolate CNS0578487 chromosome 79, FALCON_Pclarkii_2.0, whole genome shotgun sequence genome harbors these coding sequences:
- the LOC138357646 gene encoding calcium-binding protein P-like has protein sequence MVNSSYSQHGQQQLYSAWANSSYSQHGATMFQVWEGIFRLPRYTTNPFAGGGYTEVPLDPGGYTEVPPDAGGYTGDPLDPGGYTEVPPDAGGYTEVPLDPGGYTGVPLDSGGYTEVPLDPGGYTEVPLDPGGYTEVPPDAGGYTGVPLDPGGYTGDPLDPGGYTEVPPDAGGYTEVPLDPGGYTEVPLDAGGYTGVPLDPGGYTEVTLDPGGYTEVPLDAGGYTEVPLDTGGYTEVPLDAGGYTGVPLDPGGYTGDPLDPGGYTEVPLDAGGYTEVPLDSGGYTGVPPDAGGYTEVPLDPGGYTGVPLDSGGYTEVPLDAGGYTGVPLDAGGYTGVPLDAGGYTEVPLDSGGYTGVPLDSGGYTEVPLDAGGYTEVLLDPGGYTEVTLDPGGYTEVPLDAGGYTEVPLDAGGYSGLPSREWVRPPLHPSTGGRVCVITSGTYPPYSHPPLV, from the exons ATGGTCAACAGCAGCTATAGTCAGCATGGTCAACAGCAGCTATATTCAGCATGGGCTAACAGCAGCTATAGTCAGCATGGGGCAACAATGTTTCAGGTCTGGGAGGGGATATTCCGCCTACCTCGCTACACCACTAATCCATTTGCTGGTG GAGGCTACACTGAAGTCCCCCTTGATCCTGGAGGCTACACTGAAGTCCCCCCTGATGCTGGAGGCTACACTGGAGACCCCCTTGATCCTGGAGGCTACACTGAAGTCCCCCCTGATGCTGGAGGCTACACTGAAGTCCCCCTTGATCCTGGAGGCTACACTGGAGTCCCCCTTGATTCTGGAGGCTACACTGAAGTCCCCCTTGATCCTGGAGGCTACACTGAAGTCCCCCTTGATCCTGGAGGCTACACTGAAGTCCCCCCTGATGCTGGAGGCTACACTGGAGTCCCCCTTGATCCTGGAGGCTACACTGGAGACCCCCTTGATCCTGGAGGCTACACTGAAGTCCCCCCTGATGCTGGAGGCTACACTGAAGTCCCCCTTGATCCTGGAGGCTACACTGAAGTCCCCCTTGATGCAGGAGGCTACACTGGAGTCCCCCTTGATCCTGGAGGCTACACTGAAGTCACCCTTGATCCTGGAGGCTACACTGAAGTCCCCCTTGATGCTGGAGGCTACACTGAAGTCCCCCTTGATACTGGAGGCTACACTGAAGTCCCCCTTGATGCAGGAGGCTACACTGGAGTCCCCCTTGATCCTGGAGGCTACACTGGAGACCCCCTTGATCCTGGAGGCTACACTGAAGTCCCCCTTGATGCTGGAGGCTACACTGAAGTCCCCCTTGATTCTGGAGGCTACACTGGAGTCCCCCCTGATGCTGGAGGCTACACTGAAGTCCCCCTTGATCCTGGAGGCTACACTGGAGTCCCCCTTGATTCTGGAGGCTACACTGAAGTCCCCCTTGATGCTGGAGGCTACACTGGAGTCCCCCTTGATGCTGGAGGCTACACTGGAGTCCCCCTTGATGCTGGAGGCTACACTGAAGTCCCCCTTGATTCTGGAGGCTACACTGGAGTCCCCCTTGATTCTGGAGGCTACACTGAAGTCCCCCTTGATGCTGGAGGCTACACTGAAGTCCTCCTTGATCCTGGAGGCTACACTGAAGTCACCCTTGATCCTGGAGGCTACACTGAAGTCCCCCTTGATGCTGGAGGCTACACTGAAGTCCCCCTTGATGCTGGAGGCTACTCGGGACTGCCCAGTAGGGAGTGGGTACGCCCGCCCCTTCATCCATCAACAGGGGGCAGAGTGTGTGTAATTACATCAGGGACCTATCCCCCCTACTCCCACCCCCCCCTCGTATAA